ACAGGggacatgattttagcaacttttatgaGGCTCTATACGTCAGATACATAAAGTACTGACAGATTTGGCCATTTGCAAAGCCCAGTCGAaaatattatctcctcatatcttcgccattatttcatgcagctcaccagctaacaactctgtggagcaccgtcaccacacggactgcagccgttcaagaaggcccacctccgtcttgtaaagagcacaggacggcccatctcttgtgtttgattcagagcTACTTTGTCTATTTTTCTGTTTAGATTTTCATTATACTTCTGTATCCGTGGTAAccagacgccccccccccccacactcataattaactatattaatcttatatacccatgtgatttaattcccagctaagactgtattgtctaaacacagttgaacgggaatgcagttaattatttctataccagccgccttatcttgttcaggatatcttttcagtgccgatgtatcttttgtatatgtagtctctctctcgctctctgcctgtctctatttctttacaaatgaacacatggagctctttacatatatcaagttggaacaattgctatatgtcacactatcctgcacaccaaaggaatccgaattaaacacttctgagcatatcttacattgttgatagattgtgctggaagctcaggtacatataatgtcccacatcccctgggatgtactttctgccagtctttctcaccagagacagattctccatattgctatgtgccggattaatattaaagatggattctgccaattcagagctaagaccttaccacggagcctttctgaagctcaatctcggcaggtatctcctgggctggattgcagcctctattgtcacttgtactgtatctttgcttcggtctggagatcgccacccacaactccctctgaggtTTGCTCCATTATTAGAGGCGTTAAAAGCGAGGAGAAGATTATGGcccttgtgccattgtgtactttggaatgtatatttttcctaggatcacagaagaaggtgcaagataaAGTTGTatgttcatgatcacatctgaacttctcccccttgtggttattgttagagtttgtccagatgggggttgcactgtACAAGACACCAATGTAAATACCTGAGACTTCCAGGCAAGAAGTCAGTTGTTCAGATTAAATGTTtatctggtggattataaacgtaactgttgcaacttggttgagttcaaacataccaactcccctattatcgtggtgtttgacagtagtttgtccaaaggtctttactcatagcctccagtctgcgaatacaacatgagaactctgagccattccgtacccacaccttgtatccgctcccctttcctgtccacggacccaaatcccgcactttgtctcaccctcggttgttccctttagtattcactgcatttcggtcaggcgttattctcaccgctccccaaacatctcccaatttagaattgaccattcatgacttattttcaaatagttttctgttcatttcttcctctgtcactgaactgctacttttcaCAATTATCCATAAatcattctcacactgtccatttattcatacatttaaatggctagtagtttactcggatctccggtggatttctacaccactttctacgaagttgcagtggcagaagggtaacagctccgaggaaatttccagagtctaTTTGTATATTCTATACTCTTTGTGCATCGTTTATTTTCGGGTagttaccccacactcacagatatttaacattgcaattgtatgttaaaatcctgttctgctggacaattctagcagcggtaaagagttcagttccagtcctcagatcctgcagtaaagtacatttcacaccaaatcctgtgtaactggctcccttgttgtaacctgacggctgattccctgttcctgtgtgtttcccttttacagctaatgtggtgacgattgtgatcctgtcccggggaaagtgcggtctctccagatgtatcactcgctacctggtggccatggcagcggcggatctactggtcattatcactgatgtgatactggttcggattaatgattattatttcccgactaccttcctgtacatcacacctgtgtgttctttccacATAACGCTGAatcgtgcagtcaccgatatttctgtctggttaacaatcgctttcattttcgatcgttttgttaccatttgttggcagaagctgaggactaaatattgcaccgagaaaactgcatccctggttataggaaccgtgtgcctgctgttctgtataaaaaacatcccctggttctttatatatgaaccctTCTATACAATCGACCATGTACCCTGGGGCTGTAATGTAAAacccgagtattacactgtaactgcttgggtaacatttgactggattaaccgctgtttaaccccactgctcccaatattcctcatactgctgctcaatgctctgactgtaggaaACATTTTGGCGGCCAacagagtccgcaggaggctgaggggcagcaagaaagatgagaatcacaatgatccggagatggagaaccgaaggaaatccatcatcttactcttcgctgtatccggt
This portion of the Pristiophorus japonicus isolate sPriJap1 chromosome 33, sPriJap1.hap1, whole genome shotgun sequence genome encodes:
- the LOC139240652 gene encoding probable G-protein coupled receptor 139 codes for the protein SWSPVFSAKSHHHFSDRMRVVPADYPFSWLPPVIQAVMIYYPIIAAVGIPANVVTIVILSRGKCGLSRCITRYLVAMAAADLLVIITDVILVRINDYYFPTTFLYITPVCSFHITLNRAVTDISVWLTIAFIFDRFVTICWQKLRTKYCTEKTASLVIGTVCLLFCIKNIPWFFIYEPFYTIDHVPWGCNVKPEYYTVTAWVTFDWINRCLTPLLPIFLILLLNALTVGNILAANRVRRRLRGSKKDENHNDPEMENRRKSIILLFAVSGNFILLWMAYVIYFLLMRITNHYYYTDFNDPMYIADFTSYMLLLLSCCTNTCIYAVTQTKFRDELKNGLKFPLRIIFNLFTNSFSITCGSVEFIGTEVMLIPDVSPLSWCL